The genomic region AGGTAATGTTGCTAAGATTGCAAAAGTTATTGCGGCTACCAAACCCGCTACCATTAAGCCTATTAGCAAATCTACTACCATCATCGCAATTTTTCTAGTCCATTCAAATATCCAGAGTGAAGCCCATAGTGGAATAGTAGATACAACAGATAACATTACAGCATATTTTATTGTTGCTACCGCTAATGTGAAAGCTAAGAGAAACATAACTAGAGATAAAAACATATCTAAAGAATCCCCAAACCCAAAGGGAACCCCGTTCATTAATGCAAATAGGGCCGTGTAGAGAGTTGCTCCTCCTGTATATTCTATCGTTGCTATTCCTAGATATGGACCTGCGACTGAGTAAATGATAGAATTAATGAAATTCGCAGCATAAGTGTATACTATCATCCCACCTGCATAGAATAGTCCCCATACGCCGAGCTTGTAAAGGACATCACCAGCAAGATCAACGAGGTCCGAATAGAACCCTCTGAATGCGTTGTATGCTATCGAGAAAGATACGAACAACATAGCTAGCCCGATAGCATAATCTTGGATTTCATTATATATCGTTTGAGTAATTGGAGAAATATTGGGCGTAGGGGAATAAGTCATCCATTCTAGAGGTGCTCCGAAAATCTGTAAAAGTGTAGTCAAAAATCCTTCAAATGTGTTAGCTGCAGTGTTAATAAATCCAGAGATTGCGCTCGTTATAGCCCCAGTAAGCCAGCCCAAGGGGCTAGGTGGGTTCGTTACAGTTATTAAGACTGCTCCAGACCCTCCTGCATAGTTTTGATCATTAATTACAGCCGCAGCAATTATGTATTTTCCAGGTTCATTGAATGTATAGGTGAACGAAGTTCCGCCTGTGGAATTGTATACTATGCTCCCATTATATAATACTGTCCATATCACTGTTCCAGACATAGATGGGCTCCAGGACACTGTATAAGTTTCAGCGTTTCCAGTATAAGCCGAAGTGGGACCAGAAACTGTTACTTTCAGTTCTACTAATGTTATGTTTACGCTTCCTCCTAGTTTTCCTCCCGTAGCAGCTGCTAGAAATAACGCTGAAGCTAAAGCAGCTGCGAACAACACTAAAGCATAACGTTGATCGTATCTGTTTGCCAAAATTGCAAGCAATAGCAGTGCTGCAGGTATCAATGTTTGTAGTGTCGAGATAAAGGTCCCTAAATTATTACTACCGCTTCCACTTTGAGCAAATGCCACGATATTGCTTAGTCCTGAAAGTAGGCTCGGAAGTATCAATATAACTAATAGGATAGTTAGAGCTTTCCTCATTTCCTTCGTTAGTAGAGTCTTTTAAAAGGCGGAATAACGAGAACATGTCTTTCTTGTTCGGAAGTAAAAATGACGGCCAAAAGACAGCACAAAAAACTAGGTACTATCGTTTAGAAGGGATCCCATTCTTCTTACTGAGTCCTGAGGATCGTGATATGAAAATGAAAGAACTATCGACGCTCTTATCACAAGCAGAGCGTGGCTATATCTACATTAGCAGAGCTCCAGGTGAGTATGAGTTCGAAGGGACGAAATTCCCCATCATTACATCTTCTTTTAATTTAATCACAGAGAAAGAGATGGACCTCGAAACAGCAGAGCCTCCCAAGAGACCTAAGATAAAGAAGGAACATGCTAAGTACTTGCAAACAATGGAAGGATATGCTAGAGTTTTAGTATCATATAGATATAGTACCAGAATTTACGAGGGAGCTCTTGGAAGGGTCGACTTCAAACAGATGAACCCAGAGCTCTTTGAAACGATTATTCAGTTTCAAAAGATTCCCCAACTCTCTGTTAGAAATTATCTCAATTCGCTAGAAATGAAGAAGATGAAGATGGCCAAGTATGCTAATGTCTCAACTGCCGTTGAAGAAATGTTAACAAGTGGAACCCAACTTAAGAAGGACATAGACGAGGAAGCTGCGGAGCCCATCAAGTTCCGATATATCTTTGTAATCCATGCAAAGACCCTACAAGAGCTCGAAAGTCTAACAAGGGAATTAATGAAGACCGCACAAGAAAACGGGGTGCTCCTCGATACTCCATGTTGCGCTCAGAGTGAGTTGTATAATTTTGAAGGAGGTGTAGGGTATCGCATAAGCAGCAACGTCAGTCTCGCTAAGTTCTACCCCCTGGTCGGGTTTAACTTAGTCGAGCCTAATGGCATCTTCTTAGGAACGGATGAAAAAGGAGCTCCAATATCAATCAATCCATATTTGGCGACCAACGGAAGACAAAATCCTCATTGGGCGATAACAGGAACAACTGGAGCAGGAAAGACTACTACAGGTGCCGCTTTGATTGATAGGCTACGCAGGGCCCATGGCGAGATATATGTTATTATCATCGATCCGATGAGCAACTATAACCGTTTCTTCACTAATGAAGCGGATTTGAATATCGCATTCAAGGACGGGGACTATGTTGGACTGGATCCGGTAGCTTTAGCAGCTGAAGGAGTGGTCTCAAGCGGTGACATAGCAGACTTCCTCATCGAGTCATATGGAATTCCATTGGAGCTCCGAGGAATCCTAGTGTCCCAGTTGGAGCAAAACAGGAGTTTGAAGGACCTAACAGACAATCTAGAGAGCTTGGCTAGTAAGAAGTTTGCGACTGAATATAGAAAATTAGAGAACTTCTTACTCAATATGACTAGCGGAGCTGACAAGTATGTTTTCACTGGAACTCCTCCTAACCTTAAGGGCAAACGTTTCATCATACTAGGGCTTCAAACTGAGGATACGAGAAAGAAGAGATTAGCAGCTACAATGTTAATGCTTTATGCCTATTCGTTAATCAATAAACTCCCTCGTTCAGTCGAGAAATTGATATTGATAGATGAAGCTCACTTCCTATTCGAATACCAGAGTGTGGCGAAAATCATAGCGATAATTTACAGGACTGCTAGAGCCCTTAAAACCAGTATGATTACTATGACACAGCTCATTCAACATTTTAATATGAATCAATACAGCAAGGAAGCATGGCAACTTGCAGATAACAAACTGATTCTTAAACAGGAAAAGGAGGCTAAGGACGACTTAGTTAACTTGGCTCACCTGAGCGAAGAGGAGGTCGATTACGTGCTCAAATCTTCAAGGGGTAGGGGGATATTGAGGACAGGCGCAATAACGACCCATATTCAGGTCCAGCTCACGGAAGAAGAGAAACAGCGCTGGAGGACTGAGTAAAAATGAGCGTCGTAGATATTATCGAGAAAGTTGCGAAAAGAATGGGACTTCAACTGAATATTCTACCTAACGGCGTCGTAATCGTAATAAAGGACGGCATCGCTTTCGTTCAGATCTCTGTAGTAAGAGAGGTGTACTATATACGCTATTTAATAAAGAACGAGGCTTATATCTTGAGAAGGCTTAACGAAAAGACTGCAGAGCTTATACTAGATGAAAAATTAGATGAAACTAACGCTCTCAAAATCCCTGATGTTTAGCAACAAGACCGTGTTCCTCAATTCCTCAATTTTCTCTTTTTCAAGTACCTCGTTTAGAAGTTTTTTATCATTTAAATACTTTAATAATATTTGCTTCCTCTTTTTTGCATTACCATAAGCTAAGTTATGTTTCTTCAGTAGTTCATAAACTCTTAATGCTTCCTCTTTGTTGCCCTGATATTCATAATACATGTATATAACAACAGGGTCCTCTTTCAGCATCTGTCTAAGTAACTTCTTACGTTGACGTATCGCATATCTTCCTATTCCCCTCGATTTTAGAAACTTCAAATATTCCCTCCTAACCTGCTTATTCTCTTTAGCTAGGATATGCTCATATATTGCTAAGTACAGGGCTGCCTCTGCTTTCCCATGTTTCTCAGTTTGGTTCAGAATTCTGTAGAACTCGTCTTTTTCCTTCCCTGTCATAATACTGAGCAAGTAGTTCAGGACTATCTTCTTCATGTCTCTTATTTCATTCTCTTCTCTTTTCCTCGCTGAAGAGCTTACTCTCTCATAATATTGCAAGCTGCTGTAGTCAGTACTGCTATAGTTCTCAAAGTCTACTACTTCCCCCGTGCAACTGTTTACAAGAAATCCTTCATGATTAGTGATTATGGTGCACTCTTCCATCCAGAAACAGACGTTTTAAAAGCCTCTAAGGATTTCCGTGGAAAAATCGGTATTACATTTAACTCCCCAGTTTACTGAGAAAAAATTCAAAATAACTTAGGAAATCCATGCGGTACCGTTCCAGATAGCTATGATTTTCGTAGGCGTGCCGTATACAGTCCCAGAAGTGGCGTAGAATATGGATGGTACGTAGTTCGAATCGAAGAAGTTTAGAGTCTCTCCGAGGTATGGCAACTCTCCTCCAGACTGGTTCAGGTAGAAGTAGACTGTCCTACCGCCTACTGGACCGAAATAGAAAGAATTCCCAAAGGGAACCTTATTCCACCCTGGATACCCTAGCGCATTGTACACATCGACGAGATATGTCTCGCTGTCTCCGGTCACGTTGAAGTACACAGAGGAGTTGTATATACCGGGTATCCTAGAGACGTTGAAGAGCGATAGTTGGCCCGTTTCATATTTCAGGCTGGGCCACGCCGATAGGTTTAGTATCTGAGCAGGGACCACGCTCCAGTTCTCGTAAAAGCTCTCTAATTCTAGAAGATTATTGAAGGCGTTATATGTAGTATTGAAAGTGTACATGGTGTACTCCGCAGCTAGATCGAAGTACTCGAACTTCCAGAATTGGGTATCTGATTCGTTTATCGTGTGATTGATGAACTCGTAAAGGGAATGAGCTAAAGTCGCATTTTGCTCCAGGTAGAACCAGTCGATTGTAGCATATTTGTTATAATTCATGCTCTGATAGATCCATGAAGGTGCCTGAGTTATATTTGGAATAAGGTTGAAGTTTAGATAGTAATCATTAATGGACTCAGTACCTCCTCCGTAGGGTATATAGAAGGACTGAGAGCCAGAGACCTCGTTAGATGTCGGAGTTATGGTTAGATTGCCAGCGTTCCATGTCCTTCCCACCGTGTAATTTGCCAGGCCGAGACTGTCATGTGTCGTTATCTTATAGGAATTCGTGAACGGGAGGGAGCTCCAGATCGTATACCAGGGAGTTACCTGGAAATTGTTGAGGCCAGTATTGTATGAGTAGGACTTGCCAACTATCGAGGTAGAGGGGGAGGTCCCGTTGTACACCTCTATCCTGAGAGGTAGGCTCACGTTGTACTCGTACCAGGTGTCGCTCACCGTATCCGCGATGGAGTGTATCGAAGGATAGTACGTGTTTACCGTGTAAGTGTAATGGCACTCGTGTCTCACCCAATAGCATCGAGTTATTGTTGTGTTTCCCTCGTGATAGTGATGACACACACGCGTATAGTAAACGTACACTCCCGATCCGCTGGATACCGAGTGTCCGGGGCTCCAGGAGAGGCCTACAGTAGCGCTCACGGTTTCAGGTACTCCAGGAGGAACTGTCACCGTGTCTGAAGCGGTGTGAGAGATCTGTCCGCTGCTGTCGTAGGAGAGCGATAGAGTTCCCTTGTATTGGTCTAGAAACGTAGTGGTTCCGTTCTGGTCCACGAAGTATCTGAAATTGTAGTTCACTTGATCATCGTAGTATTGATAATATGTGACGTGGCCCGAACAGAAGCTCCCTGTACTATATGAGTTCACCAGTTGCTGACTAACGGATATAATAGGATCGACCTGAGTGTTCACGTTGTAAGAGTTTATGATACTGTAATTCATACCATAGTTGAGATTATCCGAAGGCGGATAACTCCATCCCCTCTGAAAGCTATTAGGAACCTCGAAGTTTTTAGCGTACTTTACAATTATCTCAGCTTTACTATAATTCTCTGTATCGTTCTGATTAAGCGGAAACGGTTGTAAAGTAGTATTACCGTAATTGATAATGTTAACATATGCTGAAGATCCAACGCTGAGCAAAGCCCCATATGGACCTGGTGCTATTTGGCTCGCGTTCCAGGCCAATGCGTTAAGCAACAGCTGTAGCATATTACTTGATGGAGTTGAGAAGTTGAATAAGATGTAAGCTTCTGGGGAAATATTGTAGTAGGGTGCTAGAAGATTACTATAGCTTCCCCTAACGTAAGCTAAGTCTTGAATATCTGGAGCTAATGTTATTGTTTTATTGTAAATATATTTATACGGTATAGTTTCAGTGTATTGCTCGTTCTGCGTCGATGTCCCAACTTGAACAGAAGTGTTCTGCTGAGGTGTTTTTATATTTGCAAAACTTGCTACAAATGATAGAATTATTATTATCGCTATGAAGAGAACGCTAAATCTCTTTATGTCCATTCCGAAGACGTTACTCACTTCTTTTCCCCATCATTTGCTTTTTAAAAAGCAGAATCTCAGGTGGAAAAATGATCCCATTCGAGGTCTTAATAAAGATAATGTTATTGATTCCTTCGATAGTTTTCCTGTTCTATAGCGCAGTGTATATTCTGCTATTCGAGCTCAACGTGCAACCGAGTCTATCTAAGACATATAGAAACCTTTCAATTATTCTTATAGGAGGTGGGGCGATATTACTTTCGATATATTTGATAGTGTAGAATCGATAATGCTGACCATCCTAGCTAATGCCGACATGAAAACAGCAAGAGAAATTTCAAATGAGACCGGAATTAAGGAGGAACTCGTATATCACGTCCTGGAGGTTCTGAGACGTTTCGAGCTCGTTCAGGTAGTTGATGGAAAATATTACTCGGAGTATTCTGAAGTCGCGAAGTTACTCCTGGATTTGAAAAATCTTCCTGACGGTTATACAATAACGAATTAGTATTTCCTCAGCGCATCGAGAAGGTCCTTAAGCAGCTCAACCCCGGAATTCACCTCGTTTTCCAGTGATCTTTTGAGAGGAAGTATCCTGGTGGTCTCAAACGTGAGATGTACACCCGTATCGTCGTCTACCGTATATAGAAATACCTTAATTTTGTCCCTCAACTTATCGTTTTTCGAGTAGACCTCCCAAATTATGTCGGTATTACTAAAGTAAACTATGGCGTTGTACTTCTTGTTAACTAGATAACTCAGGTGTCCAGTCTTCTCCAGGCTTTTAACGTCGTAGAAGAGCCTGAGGACCCCCTGGGTGAGGAAGAAGGCCCTTATCTTCCTAGGGTGGATGGGGAGTACAGTGTGGAGTTGGATGGTCTTCATCAACTTTTGGGTTTTTAAAAAGCGCATCTGCCGATGAGACTGGTCACCCATTACGTCTTCACTATGGGGTTGCTTTCCCTGATTATGAGTATGTTCACACCTTACTACTTGGTTTTGTCTGGAGTGGTAGCAATTGCAGGGAACTTGATCATAGACGGGCTGGGGCACAAGGAGGTACAAACCAGGAGAGGTATTACAATACCTACAAGGACTCCGTTGACTCACACCTATCCCCGTTCAGTGGTGTGGGGCTTCCTGCCCGTGATACCCTTCCTAGCCTTTGGGTTCATGTACGGGGACTTCCCGTGGTGGCTCCTCCTAGCAGGCGTCCTAGTGGGTCCTTCTCACATGTTCTTAGATATGTTCACTGAGGCAGGGGTATACGTGAGAAGGAGAGGGAAGTGGAGGAGGTACGCTTTAGCTCACTTCAGGTATAACAACCCTCTAGCTAACGGGGTGGCTATCCTCCTGGGGTTCCTCATGTTGGTCCTTTCCCTGCATGGAAGCTATCATTATTATCATCATTATGAGTATCATGATTACGACTGGCCTTTTTAAAAGGCCATAGTTTGAGGTGAAGTGATTTGGAACCAATCGTAATTGGTAAAAACGAAGATGAGAATCCAGTTTTTTTAGATCTTGAAAGACATGCCATCTTAATGGGAGAGACTGGAGTCGGAAAAACGATAGCATTAAAAACAATCGTAAAAAAGGCACAAAATAAAGCGAAAATAATAATCGATGCTGACGGCGATATAATCAAAGAAAACGGCAATAAATACCCAGTCGTAACGATGACGGAAGAAGAATTAGAAAGTCTAAATGAAAAATTGAAAAAGGCGTATATAGAAGGCAATGTTCCAGACCTGGAGGAAAAGGTAGGAAAGCTGAACGGCATAATTTTAGTAGATGCTTCGACGGAAGGGAGAGGATTTACGTTCTCTGAGAAGCTAATAGAACTCTGGACAAAATGGGTTATAGAATACGCTTTCTGGAATAAAATCAGAGGAATATTATTGGCAATAGATACAGTCAGATATATCGATAATAAAGGTGATTTAGAAGAAATGGTCATGGCTAGGAAGGCTGGAGTTAATGTAGTTTTAACAACGAGAGAGTTTGAAGTGTTTAAAGAAATACACATTGACTTCGGGACTAACATACTAATGAGAACAGACAATAGGGCTTATCGTTACGTGGCTGATTATTTCCACGAATTCAAAAATACATTACCTAATATATTATCAGAATTGAAACCTAGAGAAGCTGTAGTCGTTAAACTGCAGCAGAGAGAATATGAGTATGTGAAGGTTGATAAGGAGGAGTTATAATGGAGCCCTTCTATTTCAAATCGTATAACAAAGTAATAGGAGTCGCTCATGATGTAAAAGAATTGGAAAAAGAGATAGAAAGACTGTCTAAAGAGGATCCTGCCGCACTTCAATACCACTTGAAAGAAGGACATATAGTATCCTGGCTGAATTACCTGGGTGAAAACGGTCTTGCAGAGATGCTGAAAGGAGTAACTGAACCCGAAGAGGCTTTAGCGAGGATAAAGGAGTACGAGGTGCTGAAGAATTCAGCACAACCAATTAAAACTAAGGCAAAAAGATCTAGAAGAAAGAAATAGCAGAACTATTATTCCTAATGCGATATTAAACTAAAAGAGAAAGATTTTTAAATATACATTCTATTTCTTTTATTGTGTTTTGCAAGAAGTGGGAGATAAAGTTCATGATGAGGAAAGTTAAGGAAGCTAGAGATTTAGCTAAATTCGTTGCTAGAGAATTTTCTAATTTAGAATATTTGATGCTAATTGTTGATAAACTAGAATTGTTAAAAGAAGACCCCGTTATAGGGGGCGGGCATGAGGTAATATCATGGAAGTGCTAACTGTTAACGAGGTAACCCTCTACGTCCCAATAAGGGAGCTCGTAGAGGGACCTGGGAAGATATCCCTCACGCTCGTCCCCAAGATATTACCCGATGACGCGTTAAACAAATCGGTCCGGGAGATCGAGAGGATGGCCTTGGAGGCTGAGAGGGTGAGTCCCAACTACGAGAGGGATAAGGAGGTGAGGAGGAAGGGTTACACGAGATATAGGTTCCTGAAGGGGTTCAAGATCGTGATGGACGGGAGGGAGACTAGGTACGAGTTGGAGTGGATCTCGGTGAAGCTGCCGGTGCTTTACGGGAAAGGGAGGGTGAGGACGCAGGTCTAGGAGGCATTGCCGAGGGAGGAGAGGAAGGTCTTCGCGTCCTTGATGCTGATCTACTCGGTTAAGGGAGGTAAGTTGAACGCTAAGCTCTGGATGCCCGAGATTGAAACGGGCGGCGACTTCAAGTACGTGATAGTTGACGGGAAGTACGTGAAGCTCAAGAGGCGAAAGGCAGTGCTCTTGGTTATTGGCGTGACCCAGGAAGGAAACAGGGCGGTCCTCGAGGTCATCATGAGCGAGGCTGAGGACGCAATCTATTGGAGTCTCCTGGTCAGGGTCTGGAAGAAGACGAGCTTCGTCCTGGTCGTGGCTGACGGGATTAAGGCTTTGGATAAGGCGATCTCCCTCGCTGAACTTCGCGTGGAAAGGCAGGGCTGCCTGGTCCACCTCAAGCGTCGCGCGACCAAGGAGGAAAGGGAGGCTTTAGACGCGATCACCTCGTCAGCGGAGCTCGGAAAGATCAAGCCAGAGACCAACCCAACCCTTCTAAGCTACCTCATCGCCGACAAGAAGCTCTGGAAATGGCTCAAGTCCAACAACCTGGTCGAGTCCTTCAACTCCCTCCTGGAGAGGAGGAGGTTCGGGTTGTTTCACTCTCCCTGGAGGATACTCCAGATCGCGCGGGCAATAGCCCTCTACTACAACCTATTAACCTGTTTTCTCGTTACTGTAATAATATTACAGTCTCCTTCATCACTCTCACTTTCATCGAAATATACCCAATAATTTATACATTGGATAAATGTAATTCAGAGCTCGAAAATACAATTCGCAATTGACTCCTGAGCCGCCCTAATCCTGCCTGGATCCCCGATTTTTTCGTAGAAAGAGCTGGCTCTTGCGATAATGACGACAAACCTAACACTTTGTTAATCCTGATATACCCGGGTCAGGAAGCCAATTTTTGAGTCCTTCAATGGAGGTAACACTTTGTTAAGCCTAGTTAAGGTTTAATAAGGAGAAATTTCCAATACAATTTTATGGAGAGCAAGATTGAGAAACACAAGAAACGCTTCACAATCACACAGATCGTTTTGATGGTAATGGCAAAAGCCCCGGGGAGTTGCTGCAGTTTGGAGTATCTCAGTGAGAAAACGTCTGTAGACAAGGACGAGTTGTTGGTCTATCTATCCAGGTTGGCACAGAGGGGGATAATAGAGAGGAAGTGGCATAAGGGAAGGGCAGGGAAAGAGAGGATGTATTGCTTAAAGTATAAGGATGAGTTGTTATGAGTGCATACAAGAATCCACTGCAAATTGACATCATGCGAGTTTCTAGTGGAGCAAGAGGTTTCCTTATCTCTTTAGCTTTCAAAAACACGGATCGACGCAACAGTATTGAGATATGGTTTCCTATAGATGGATATCTTGACCTACAAAGAAACGAGAAAAATGGATATATAAGGAATGAGTACGTTTGCAGGATTTTAGAAACCAACTCTAATATCAAAAAGATAGAATTAGACGATTATCTCTTAGCACCGAACCAGATCAAATACAGTACTTTCCTTTGTAATGTTGAACCTCATATTGTCCATAGGCTGTATAATTATACTAATAACATCAATATGAACAATATCACCTTTAATTTAAGGCTCCTCTTCAGTGCTTTAATCAACGCAGGTACACCTTATCAAAA from Metallosphaera sedula DSM 5348 harbors:
- a CDS encoding Ig-like domain repeat protein, with amino-acid sequence MRKALTILLVILILPSLLSGLSNIVAFAQSGSGSNNLGTFISTLQTLIPAALLLLAILANRYDQRYALVLFAAALASALFLAAATGGKLGGSVNITLVELKVTVSGPTSAYTGNAETYTVSWSPSMSGTVIWTVLYNGSIVYNSTGGTSFTYTFNEPGKYIIAAAVINDQNYAGGSGAVLITVTNPPSPLGWLTGAITSAISGFINTAANTFEGFLTTLLQIFGAPLEWMTYSPTPNISPITQTIYNEIQDYAIGLAMLFVSFSIAYNAFRGFYSDLVDLAGDVLYKLGVWGLFYAGGMIVYTYAANFINSIIYSVAGPYLGIATIEYTGGATLYTALFALMNGVPFGFGDSLDMFLSLVMFLLAFTLAVATIKYAVMLSVVSTIPLWASLWIFEWTRKIAMMVVDLLIGLMVAGLVAAITFAILATLPIGALLFIIDPIAIDGEFLFSLVLFVFSLRPGQHMVGAIRELSS
- a CDS encoding VirB4 family type IV secretion system protein, with the translated sequence MKELSTLLSQAERGYIYISRAPGEYEFEGTKFPIITSSFNLITEKEMDLETAEPPKRPKIKKEHAKYLQTMEGYARVLVSYRYSTRIYEGALGRVDFKQMNPELFETIIQFQKIPQLSVRNYLNSLEMKKMKMAKYANVSTAVEEMLTSGTQLKKDIDEEAAEPIKFRYIFVIHAKTLQELESLTRELMKTAQENGVLLDTPCCAQSELYNFEGGVGYRISSNVSLAKFYPLVGFNLVEPNGIFLGTDEKGAPISINPYLATNGRQNPHWAITGTTGAGKTTTGAALIDRLRRAHGEIYVIIIDPMSNYNRFFTNEADLNIAFKDGDYVGLDPVALAAEGVVSSGDIADFLIESYGIPLELRGILVSQLEQNRSLKDLTDNLESLASKKFATEYRKLENFLLNMTSGADKYVFTGTPPNLKGKRFIILGLQTEDTRKKRLAATMLMLYAYSLINKLPRSVEKLILIDEAHFLFEYQSVAKIIAIIYRTARALKTSMITMTQLIQHFNMNQYSKEAWQLADNKLILKQEKEAKDDLVNLAHLSEEEVDYVLKSSRGRGILRTGAITTHIQVQLTEEEKQRWRTE
- a CDS encoding helix-turn-helix domain-containing protein, with the translated sequence MKTAREISNETGIKEELVYHVLEVLRRFELVQVVDGKYYSEYSEVAKLLLDLKNLPDGYTITN
- a CDS encoding DUF1286 domain-containing protein; this encodes MRLVTHYVFTMGLLSLIMSMFTPYYLVLSGVVAIAGNLIIDGLGHKEVQTRRGITIPTRTPLTHTYPRSVVWGFLPVIPFLAFGFMYGDFPWWLLLAGVLVGPSHMFLDMFTEAGVYVRRRGKWRRYALAHFRYNNPLANGVAILLGFLMLVLSLHGSYHYYHHYEYHDYDWPF
- a CDS encoding type IV secretion system DNA-binding domain-containing protein; amino-acid sequence: MEPIVIGKNEDENPVFLDLERHAILMGETGVGKTIALKTIVKKAQNKAKIIIDADGDIIKENGNKYPVVTMTEEELESLNEKLKKAYIEGNVPDLEEKVGKLNGIILVDASTEGRGFTFSEKLIELWTKWVIEYAFWNKIRGILLAIDTVRYIDNKGDLEEMVMARKAGVNVVLTTREFEVFKEIHIDFGTNILMRTDNRAYRYVADYFHEFKNTLPNILSELKPREAVVVKLQQREYEYVKVDKEEL
- a CDS encoding plasmid regulator, with translation MESKIEKHKKRFTITQIVLMVMAKAPGSCCSLEYLSEKTSVDKDELLVYLSRLAQRGIIERKWHKGRAGKERMYCLKYKDELL